In Desulfoferula mesophila, the genomic window CGGGGGTCACCTCGCAGAAGTCACCGTGGAACCAGATGTTGGGATACACGTCGAAGTAGGCGGCCTTGTACTTGGAGCCGTCCGGGTCGTTCCAAAACATGATGGGCATGGAGGGCCAGGGCTTGGTGCACACCAGCTCGGCCTTCTCGCCCACCACCGGCTTGCCCGCGTCGTCCCAGGCCTCCACGGCCATGCCCAGGCCCCGGGCCTGCAACTGCCCCGCGTACACCGGGCCGGTGGGGTTGCCCAGGGCGAAGCAGCCCACCAGGTCGCTGCCTCCGGAGATGGAGCTCAGGCACAGGTCGCTCTTGATGTCGCGGTACACGTACTTGAAGCTCTCGATGCTCAGCGGCGAGCCGGTGGAGAGGATGGCCTTGAGGGCCGAAAGATCGTACTTCTCCCCCGGCTTGAGGCCCTCGTTCTCGATGGCCGCCAGGTAGCGGGCGCTGGTGCCGAAGATGGTCATGCCCGTGTCCTCGGCGAATTTCCACAGCACCTCCGGCCCGGGGTGGAAGGGCGAGCCGTCGAACAAGAGCAGGGTGGCCCCCAGGGACAGGGAGCTGACCAGCCAGTTCCACATCATCCAGCCGCAGGTGGTGAAGTAGAAGATCTTGTCCTCGCGCTTCACGTCGCTCTGCAGGCCCAGTTCCTTGAGGTGCTGCATGAGCACGTTGCCCGCGCCGTGCACCATGCACTTGGGCACCCCGGTGGTGCCCGAGGAGTAGAGAATGTACAGGGGGTGGTCGAAGGGCAGCGGCACGCAGTTGAGGCCGGGGTCGCCGCTGCCTTTGACCAGCTGGTCAAAGCGGTGGGCGCCCGGCACCAGGCTCAGGGCGGGCTCTTCGCTGGTGAAGGGCACCACCACCACCTGCTCGATGCTGGCGATCTCCTTCTTCACGTGGGCCACCCGCTCCATGGAGCCGAAGGTCTTGCCGCCGTAGAAATAGCCGTCCGCGGTGAACAGCACCTTGGGCTGAATCTGGCCGAAGCGGTCCATGACCCCCTGGAAGCCGAAGTCCGGGCTGCAGGAGGACCACACCGCGCCCAGGCTGGCGGCGGCCAGCATGGCCACGATGGTCTCGGGGATGTTGGGCATGAATCCGGCCACCCGGTCGCCGGGCACCACCCCGAAATCGGCCAGGGCGGCGGCCAGGCGGGCCACCTGGCCGTAGAGCTCGGCATAACTCAGGCTGCGCTGGGAGCCGTTTTCCGAGCGGAAGATTATGGCCGGATGGTCGTCGCGGTAGCGCAGGAGGTTTTCCGCGAAGTTGAGCTTGGCCCCGGGGAACCACTTGGCGCCGGGCATCTTGTCCAGGTCCCTGACCACCTCCTCGTACGGCTGGGTGTGCATCACCTTGAAGAAATGCCACACCGCCTCCTGGAAGGCCGGGATGTCGGCCACCGACCACTCATACAACGACGCGTAGTCGTTGAAATCGGTGCCGTGCTTATGGTTGACGAACTCGATGAACCGGCTGAGATTGGTCTGGGCCACGCGCTCGGCGGACGGTTCCCAAAGTTTTTCGGCCATTAGCATTCCTCCCTACCCAAACGATGCCGAACCCTAACGCCGGTTCCGCCGGCGGGCGGACCTGGACGTTTACCAGAATGTAACCCCAGAGCCGTTAGCACCTTAGCAAGCCTGGCGCCGGAAGGCAAAAAAAACCTCCGCCATGTCGGGAACGAAGCAGGGCGCCGGGGGCCGGGCCGGGAACCTATCGGCAATGCCAACAGTAACATACTAAAAACATAGGTATAACCAGTTTGACTCCCCGCCGGGGCCGGGATATAGGCGTAAGTTCCACGAAATGTTTGCACAATTCAACCATGGACCCCGAGGGGCCTTTATAGCGTTAGGAGTACGGCGATGGCAAGTGAACACGAGGCCATGTGGCGGGAGTTGGGCCTGGACCTGGCCGCCCACGACCAGTTGTTGCAGGTTTTGGGCGATGGCTACGGTCAGATCTTCCTTTCCCAACAAGAGCGCCCCGAGGGCATGGAGTACTTCAACTTCGTGATGAGCGAGGTGCACGGCCTGCGCATCAAGGAACTGGTGGACGGCAAGGCCGAAGGCAAGAAGGTCATCGGCTCCTTCTGTGTCTTCGTGCCCGAGGAGATCGTGGTGGCCGCCGACGCCACCCTGGTGGGGCTGTGCACCGGGGCCGACTTTGCCACCGAACTGGTGGACCAGGTTTTGCCCCGCAACACCTGCGCCCTGATCAAGAGCGCCTTCGGCTTCAAGCTGGGCAAGGTCTGCCCCTACATGGAGTCGGCGGACATGATCGTGGGTGAGAACACCTGCGACGGCAAGAAGAAATCCTACGAGACCCTGGGCACTTTGGTGCCCAACCTCTACGTCATGGACCTGCCCCAGGTGAAGTCTTCCGAGGGCCGCGCCCTGTTGGCCGCCGAGTACGAGCGCTTTAAGCAGGCGGTGGAGGAACTGACCGGCAAGGAGATCACCGCCGAGCGCCTGGCCCATGGCATCCAGGTCGTCAACGCCAAGCGTGAGGCCCTGCACCGGCTCTACAAGCTGCGCGCCGCCGACCCGGCCCCCATCTCCGGGCTGGACGCCCTGTTGATCAACCAGGTGTCCTTCTACGACGATCCGGTGCGCTTCACCCAATCGGTGCACAAGATCTGCGACGAGTTGGAAGCGCGCATCGCGGCGGGCCAGGGGGTGGCCCCCCAGGGAACCCCACGCCTGCTGTTCTCCGGCTGTCCCATGGCCGTGCCCAACTGGAAGCTGCCCTGGGTGGTGGAAAGCTCCGGCGCGGTGGTGGTGGGCGAGGAGTCCTGTGTCGGCGAGCGCGGCACCCGCAATCTGACCGAGCCCCAGGGCCAGGACCTGGCCTCGATGATGGACGCCATCGTGGAGCGCTACTGGAAAATCGATTGCGCGGTGTTCACCCCCAACCCCGACCGCCAGGAGCACGTCAAGCAGATGGCCGCCGACTACAAGGCCCAGGGGGTGATCCACTACGGCCTGCAGTTCTGCCAGCCCTATCAGATGGAAGCCCTGCCCCTGGAGAAGAACCTGGAGGCCGGCGGCCTGCCGGTTTTGCGGGTGGATACCGACTACGGCATGGAAGACGTGGAACAACTCAAGACCAGGGTGGAAGCCTTCCTGGAAATGCTCGCCTGATATTCCGAGTCGGGCCCGGGCTTTACCGGGCCCGACTCCCCCCGCCGCCCAAAAGGCGTTGCTATCGCCTCGCCCGCCTTGATAGAGTGTTGCCTGACTCAACGCATCGTGTCCCAACCAGGATCCGGAGGGGGAATCCGGACCCGCTGGAGAGACGCGTTCATGAACCGAGAAAACGAGGACAACCACGTCTGCGCGGTGGAGCGCCTCAGCGGCTCCCAGGGCATGGCCGGTTCGGCCATGAGGGTGCTCTCCGGGGCGGCCGACCTGGGCGACCTGGTGGACTTCCTGGCCCTGGTGCTGGACAACGTTTATTCCGGCATCATCGTCTGCGATTCCGACTGCCGCATCGTGTTCATGAACCGGGTCTACGGCGAGCTGTTGGGCGCCGACCCCAAGGCGGCGGTGGGCGACTACCTGGACAAGTACTTCCCCCACACCCGCATGCCCCAGGTGCTCTCCACCGGCCGCTCGGAGCTGGCCCAGCGCTGCTCCCTCAAAACCGACATGCCCATGCTGGTCAACCGCATCCCCCTGAGGATCAAGGGCCAGGTGGTGGGGGTGATCCTCCAGACCATCTTCCGCGACTACACCGCCATGACCGACCTCATCTCCCGCCTGCAGGGCCTGGAGAGCGAGGTCAAATACTATAAAAAGGGCCTGGACCGGCTGCTCTCGCCCCTGTATGGCTTCAACAACATCCTGGGCTCCAGCCCCCTCCTGGCCGGGGTCAAGGCCGTGGCCGCCAAGTACGCCCGCACCGAGGCCCCGGTACTCATCACCGGGGCCACCGGCACCGGCAAGGAGATGTTCGCCCACGCGGTGCACCGGTCCTCGCCCCGGGCCGCCGGTCCCTTTGTCTGCGTCAACTGCGCGGCCATCCCCCGCGAGCTGTTGGAGTCGGAGCTGTTCGGCTATGAGTCCGGGGCGTTCACCGGGGCCAGCCGCAAGGGCAAGGTGGGCCAGATCCAGCTGGCCCACACCGGCACCCTGTTTTTGGACGAGATCGGCGAGCTGAGCCCCAAGGCCCAGGCCACCTTGTTGAGGGTGTTGGAAACCAAGACGCTCGAGCGCCTGGGCGGGGTGAAGCGGGTGGCCGTGGACTTCCGCCTGGTGGCGGCCACCAACCGCGACCTCAAGGAAATGATGAGCCGGGGCGAGTTCCGCGACGACCTGTATTACCGCCTCAGCACCATGGCCGTGGAGATCCCCGCCCTGAGCCGCCGCCGGGAGGATGTTCCGGTGCTGGTGGCCCATTTCCTCACCGCCTTGGAGCATCCCCAGACCGAGGTGGGGCTCCAGGCCATGGAGGCGTTGCAAAACTATGCCTGGCCCGGCAACGTGCGCGAGCTTAAAAACGTCATAGAACGGGCGGTTAGCCTCAGCGAGGGCCGCAGGATAGACCTGGAGCACCTACCCCGGGAGATCTTG contains:
- a CDS encoding double-cubane-cluster-containing anaerobic reductase; translated protein: MASEHEAMWRELGLDLAAHDQLLQVLGDGYGQIFLSQQERPEGMEYFNFVMSEVHGLRIKELVDGKAEGKKVIGSFCVFVPEEIVVAADATLVGLCTGADFATELVDQVLPRNTCALIKSAFGFKLGKVCPYMESADMIVGENTCDGKKKSYETLGTLVPNLYVMDLPQVKSSEGRALLAAEYERFKQAVEELTGKEITAERLAHGIQVVNAKREALHRLYKLRAADPAPISGLDALLINQVSFYDDPVRFTQSVHKICDELEARIAAGQGVAPQGTPRLLFSGCPMAVPNWKLPWVVESSGAVVVGEESCVGERGTRNLTEPQGQDLASMMDAIVERYWKIDCAVFTPNPDRQEHVKQMAADYKAQGVIHYGLQFCQPYQMEALPLEKNLEAGGLPVLRVDTDYGMEDVEQLKTRVEAFLEMLA
- a CDS encoding acetoacetate--CoA ligase, translated to MAEKLWEPSAERVAQTNLSRFIEFVNHKHGTDFNDYASLYEWSVADIPAFQEAVWHFFKVMHTQPYEEVVRDLDKMPGAKWFPGAKLNFAENLLRYRDDHPAIIFRSENGSQRSLSYAELYGQVARLAAALADFGVVPGDRVAGFMPNIPETIVAMLAAASLGAVWSSCSPDFGFQGVMDRFGQIQPKVLFTADGYFYGGKTFGSMERVAHVKKEIASIEQVVVVPFTSEEPALSLVPGAHRFDQLVKGSGDPGLNCVPLPFDHPLYILYSSGTTGVPKCMVHGAGNVLMQHLKELGLQSDVKREDKIFYFTTCGWMMWNWLVSSLSLGATLLLFDGSPFHPGPEVLWKFAEDTGMTIFGTSARYLAAIENEGLKPGEKYDLSALKAILSTGSPLSIESFKYVYRDIKSDLCLSSISGGSDLVGCFALGNPTGPVYAGQLQARGLGMAVEAWDDAGKPVVGEKAELVCTKPWPSMPIMFWNDPDGSKYKAAYFDVYPNIWFHGDFCEVTPEGGVIMYGRSDATLNPGGVRIGTAEIYRQVENMAEIGDSLVVGQDWDNDVRVILFLKLNPGYELTPELEKKIKTLIRTACTPRHVPAKIIAVADIPYTISGKKVELAVRNVIHGREVKNKDALANPQALELYADLPQLQN
- a CDS encoding sigma-54 interaction domain-containing protein, which gives rise to MNRENEDNHVCAVERLSGSQGMAGSAMRVLSGAADLGDLVDFLALVLDNVYSGIIVCDSDCRIVFMNRVYGELLGADPKAAVGDYLDKYFPHTRMPQVLSTGRSELAQRCSLKTDMPMLVNRIPLRIKGQVVGVILQTIFRDYTAMTDLISRLQGLESEVKYYKKGLDRLLSPLYGFNNILGSSPLLAGVKAVAAKYARTEAPVLITGATGTGKEMFAHAVHRSSPRAAGPFVCVNCAAIPRELLESELFGYESGAFTGASRKGKVGQIQLAHTGTLFLDEIGELSPKAQATLLRVLETKTLERLGGVKRVAVDFRLVAATNRDLKEMMSRGEFRDDLYYRLSTMAVEIPALSRRREDVPVLVAHFLTALEHPQTEVGLQAMEALQNYAWPGNVRELKNVIERAVSLSEGRRIDLEHLPREILTSDLEERQVCENPDTTLAEQMACFEKRVMEHALAFNKGNMTKTAKMLGISRSTLYEKCRRYDLGDTEKAS